The following proteins are encoded in a genomic region of Arachis ipaensis cultivar K30076 chromosome B02, Araip1.1, whole genome shotgun sequence:
- the LOC107625959 gene encoding putative disease resistance RPP13-like protein 1: MANNGDTVIMAGAKLLENMVVVDRRTWSILDFIEDAETRHLDNPAVKKWFQGMKDLCYDMLDVSEELQIQQAKKVRFLGLHLTRRKMKNIIHEFDALIQQFGQLRLRRSSELLVPTTSLVRTIPSPTFDSETTRTLISKLINVEDDEGDGIQCISIVGMGGIGKTTLAKFVFNEVRTRYRVAVWISVDQQFNVKRIAADIIHFFGNEVLIDEMEVLELEIRRITTQLRCLFVLDDVWSVDRNEWLHLKRLFSHCAKGSRILITTRSKKVAEAAESAPTNIVSLSPLSDEDSLSLFKHFAQGGEDIGNENEEMELGAYTMEWMPIYSIMPPALRQCLLYCSIFPKNHSIDVDKLIKLWMAQGHISSDEEDKMEKEGREYVQQLRHHSVFSEFEQDDDGSFKCKLDGGVSDFVQTLAESECHIMFLEGGVEKEVPTEKRVETEPRLRRHCTLSLVDQTLPESIANAEKLRTLIILSDSSNIDPSNLSSLLFRMKRLRALDMRSCSIKELPLKAAALLHLRYLNLSFNHELKKLPQSICNLLNLQTLNLNGCDSLRKLPKSIGKLIKLRHLEILWTTSLSYLPKGIASLTLLRTLNRFFGTSGSASSKECSLGDLENLNNIQGCITIDGLSGESEISEATRAGLKNKKDLLGLELWFSNAGSKDKDQILLDNLEAPPQLQFLGVFYYGGRSFPNWMIELNELKHLVLINCSECNVLPPLGKLPCLESLEIKNMPNVKMVGFEFLGIGLNHEDAGNEGSSSMIAFPRLQKLHFVKLGYWEEWNGINGNGGDDEKVMPLLSSLSVLNCKELRALPDYIKKKENLKPVIRECPLLPGNTEKQE; this comes from the coding sequence ATGGCGAACAACGGGGATACAGTGATCATGGCGGGGGCAAAGCTTTTGGAGAACATGGTGGTGGTGGATAGGAGAACGTGGTCGATCCTGGATTTCATAGAGGATGCAGAGACACGACACTTGGATAATCCAGCTGTGAAGAAGTGGTTTCAAGGAATGAAAGATCTATGCTACGACATGTTGGATGTATCCGAAGAACTACAAATTCAGCAAGCAAAGAAAGTTCGGTTTCTAGGCCTCCACCTTACACGCCGCAAGATGAAAAACATCATTCATGAATTTGATGCTTTAATTCAACAATTTGGCCAGTTGAGGCTTCGTCGAAGCTCAGAGTTACTCGTACCGACCACGAGTCTAGTACGTACTATTCCATCCCCAACTTTTGATAGCGAAACTACTAgaactttaatttctaaattaatcAACGTGGAAGATGACGAAGGAGATGGTATTCAATGCATATCCATTGTTGGAATGGGAGGAATAGGAAAAACTACTTTGGCTAAATTTGTGTTCAACGAAGTGAGAACTCGCTATCGTGTCGCGGTATGGATATCTGTCGATCAACAATTCAATGTGAAACGAATTGCTGCGGATATTATACATTTTTTTGGTAATGAAGTGCTCATCGATGAAATGGAAGTATTAGAACTTGAAATTCGTCGAATCACTACCCAATTGAGATGCCTTTTTGTTCTGGACGACGTCTGGAGTGTCGATCGAAACGAATGGTTGCACCTAAAGAGATTGTTCAGTCACTGTGCCAAAGGAAGTAGAATATTGATAACCACACGGTCGAAGAAAGTGGCAGAAGCAGCAGAATCCGCACCAACCAACATCGTGTCTTTGAGTCCTCTCTCAGATGAAGATTCTTTGTCACTTTTCAAACATTTTGCACAAGGTGGCGAAGACATTGGAAACGAGAATGAGGAGATGGAACTTGGTGCCTATACAATGGAATGGATGCCGATCTATTCTATAATGCCTCCTGCTCTGAGACAATGCTTGTTGTATTGTTCCATCTTCCCTAAGAATCACTCCATAGATGTGGACAAACTTATCAAACTCTGGATGGCGCAGGGTCATATTTCATCTGATGAAGAAGACAAAATGGAAAAAGAAGGCAGGGAATATGTTCAACAATTGCGACATCATTCTGTGTTCAGTGAGTTTGAACAGGATGACGATGGCAGCTTCAAGTGCAAATTGGACGGTGGAGTCAGTGACTTTGTCCAAACTCTTGCAGAGAGTGAATGCCACATAATGTTTCTTGAGGGTGGAGTGGAGAAGGAAGTTCCCACAGAAAAACGTGTTGAAACGGAGCCCCGTCTTCGACGTCATTGTACCCTGAGTCTTGTAGATCAAACTTTACCGGAGTCAATTGCCAATGCAGAGAAACTACGCACTCTTATCATTTTGTCTGATTCTTCCAACATAGATCCATCCAATCTTTCCAGCCTACTTTTCCGTATGAAGAGGCTCAGAGCGTTAGATATGAGATCTTGTTCAATAAAAGAACTTCCATTGAAGGCAGCTGCATTGCTTCATCTAAGGTACCTTAATTTATCTTTCAATCATGAGTTGAAGAAGCTGCCTCAATCAATATGTAATTTGCTTAATTTGCAAACTTTGAATCTCAATGGATGTGATAGTCTTCGAAAACTACCAAAAAGTATAGGAAAATTAATCAAGTTGAGACATCTTGAGATTCTCTGGACAACAAGCCTTAGCTACCTACCAAAAGGGATTGCAAGCTTAACCTTGCTGAGAACCTTAAATCGGTTCTTCGGGACCAGCGGCAGTGCTAGCAGCAAAGAATGCAGCCTTGGAGATTTGGAAAATCTAAACAATATCCAAGGGTGTATTACCATAGATGGATTGAGTGGTGAAAGTGAAATTTCTGAAGCTACAAGAGCAGGTCTAAAGAACAAGAAAGATTTGCTTGGCTTGGAATTGTGGTTTTCTAACGCAGGATCGAAGGACAAGGATCAAATCCTACTGGATAATTTAGAAGCACCTCCTCAACTGCAATTCCTTGGAGTATTTTACTACGGAGGTAGATCATTCCCCAACTGGATGATTGAATTGAATGAACTAAAACATCTAGTGCTTATTAACTGTAGTGAATGCAATGTTTTGCCCCCTCTTGGGAAACTGCCATGCCTTGAATCACTCGAGATCAAGAATATGCCGAATGTGAAGATGGTAGGTTTTGAATTTCTGGGAATAGGACTAAATCATGAGGATGCTGGCAATGAAGGTTCCTCGTCTATGATTGCATTTCCCAGATTGCAAAAGCTTCACTTCGTAAAGTTGGGTTACTGGGAAGAGTGGAATGGAATCAATGGTAATGGTGGAGATGATGAGAAGGTTATGCCTCTATTGTCTTCTTTGTCAGTTCTAAACTGTAAAGAGTTAAGAGCACTTCCTGACTAcataaagaagaaggaaaatctGAAACCTGTTATTAGAGAATGTCCTTTGCTACCAGGAAACACAGAGAAGCAAGAATAG